The following proteins are encoded in a genomic region of Synechococcus sp. ROS8604:
- a CDS encoding chloride channel protein, translating to MTSERKTTSSRFRGTASVFNEIRRLGRHFIGLLVVGVLIGLACLPLNLVDRIQEWLFHFLPTTGQTSWSSIGLLIALAPLVVMPILLILQRGPWRGGAGSGIPSTMNALEDPLLMPAAMEAGSTLHRGILWSVATAAMFPLGREGPVVQFGSAVARATQKRWPNWIPALTERQMVAIGGGAGLAGGFNTPLLGVVFMLEELTAEYSIVTIWPALLVCVAAAGFSNLGGEPIFGLGLINVFAPETEQLLLAIPIGISAGLVGGFFNRGLVWTTARLAPMVRQRPLRNGLCLGAALSLLALLSWGTSTADGEALVRQLLSQGMPELGSEHSDVRLGLMSVWITVVRVVGPMLALAPGVPGGLIDPCLTFGAVLGYTVCAGIGFSTQVGVGLGLAAGLAGATQLPLVSLIFSWRLVGDQQLFAGACLTAVIAAYTGRLVSRTPVYHALANLQRAPRL from the coding sequence ATGACCTCTGAACGCAAAACCACCAGCTCACGGTTCCGTGGCACAGCATCGGTCTTCAATGAGATCCGTCGACTTGGGCGCCATTTCATTGGCTTGCTCGTTGTTGGTGTCTTGATCGGCCTGGCTTGCCTCCCCTTGAATCTCGTTGATCGAATTCAGGAGTGGCTCTTCCATTTCCTGCCAACAACCGGCCAAACCAGCTGGAGCTCGATTGGTCTCCTGATTGCCCTTGCCCCGTTAGTGGTGATGCCAATCCTGTTGATTCTTCAACGGGGACCGTGGCGGGGAGGCGCTGGATCGGGCATTCCTTCAACGATGAACGCCCTGGAGGATCCATTGTTGATGCCAGCCGCGATGGAAGCAGGCAGCACACTGCACAGAGGAATCCTTTGGTCAGTGGCCACAGCCGCCATGTTTCCTCTGGGCCGGGAAGGACCGGTGGTGCAATTTGGCTCTGCCGTGGCACGCGCCACTCAGAAACGCTGGCCCAATTGGATACCAGCTCTCACCGAACGGCAGATGGTTGCCATTGGTGGAGGTGCGGGCCTAGCCGGTGGTTTCAACACGCCTCTGCTTGGCGTTGTGTTCATGCTTGAGGAGCTCACAGCTGAATATTCCATCGTCACGATTTGGCCAGCTTTGCTGGTGTGCGTTGCTGCTGCTGGGTTTTCAAACCTTGGGGGAGAGCCGATCTTTGGATTGGGACTGATCAATGTGTTCGCGCCAGAAACAGAGCAGTTGTTGCTGGCCATTCCGATCGGGATCTCCGCTGGTCTTGTGGGTGGATTCTTCAACCGTGGTCTGGTTTGGACCACAGCGCGTTTGGCGCCAATGGTCCGGCAGCGCCCCCTGCGCAACGGTCTTTGCCTTGGAGCGGCACTCAGTTTGCTCGCCCTGTTGAGCTGGGGAACGAGCACGGCGGATGGTGAAGCACTCGTGAGGCAACTGCTCAGTCAAGGGATGCCCGAACTTGGCTCCGAGCACAGTGATGTCCGCTTGGGTCTGATGAGCGTTTGGATCACGGTGGTCAGAGTGGTCGGACCGATGCTGGCCCTCGCACCTGGAGTTCCAGGCGGATTGATCGATCCATGCCTGACGTTTGGTGCCGTTCTCGGCTACACGGTATGTGCTGGGATCGGATTCAGCACCCAAGTTGGCGTTGGCCTTGGGTTAGCAGCCGGCCTCGCTGGAGCCACCCAATTGCCGCTGGTCTCCCTGATTTTTTCCTGGCGACTGGTGGGCGATCAACAATTATTTGCAGGAGCTTGTCTCACGGCAGTCATCGCCGCTTACACCGGCCGGCTGGTCTCCCGAACACCGGTGTATCACGCACTCGCCAATCTTCAGAGAGCTCCGCGCCTGTAG
- the recJ gene encoding single-stranded-DNA-specific exonuclease RecJ yields the protein MPSAVSVQQWQLPRGIDPRALDAVPLPLPIKALLFRRGLTEPDQVHALLCDSPLPKPDGHFPELDKAVQRLHQACLTAESVAICGDYDADGMTSTALLLRTLRCLGAEPQAAIPSRMADGYGLNCSMVNELHADGVRLIVTVDNGVAAHEALSRAEDLSIEVVLTDHHTLPKTRPKALALIHPATTPEHSPYRGLAGVGLAYVLARELAERMRQPAAIASARDLFCIGTVADMAPLTGANRTLLREGLLHLHRSNCPGVRALQQLAGLGDRPLRADDIGFQLAPRINAVGRIGDPQLVVDLLTADDQNSAIELGRQCDSLNRQRRELCDAIEAEALALLESDRDPLPPFLLLAQGHWHHGVIGIVAARLMERFQRPTALLAADGDGLMRASVRAPDGFAVDKALDHCTALLERHGGHPAAGGFTVKAEHVHRLHEELNGLALSWIQTRGEGILVAPEALLSLSAINHDLWSALLSLEPFGIGHPAPLFWSRGCKVISQRLLRGGHLKLTLGQGDCEREAIAWRWQPSQPLPAIVDVAYRISLNRWQGEAKLQLEIQALREHHAGLDLHRGLGVYRCTSPDAATVEIENPSGERLSGLVNSNGVFETEDSRAGHPYVADLIRDACIGLGLLP from the coding sequence TTGCCGTCTGCCGTGTCCGTTCAGCAATGGCAACTACCGAGGGGCATTGACCCCAGGGCTTTGGATGCGGTTCCACTGCCTCTCCCCATCAAGGCCTTGCTGTTCCGCCGTGGTCTGACGGAACCAGATCAGGTCCATGCACTTCTGTGTGATTCACCCCTACCAAAACCTGATGGCCATTTCCCCGAATTGGACAAGGCCGTCCAACGCTTGCATCAGGCCTGTTTAACGGCAGAAAGCGTTGCGATCTGTGGCGACTACGACGCCGATGGCATGACAAGCACGGCGCTGTTGCTTCGCACCTTGCGCTGCTTGGGTGCTGAACCCCAAGCAGCGATCCCAAGCCGCATGGCTGATGGCTACGGCTTGAACTGCTCGATGGTGAATGAGCTCCACGCCGATGGGGTCCGGCTCATTGTCACCGTCGATAATGGAGTGGCAGCCCATGAGGCCCTGAGCAGAGCAGAGGATCTGAGCATCGAGGTGGTGCTCACCGATCACCACACGCTCCCAAAGACGCGCCCCAAAGCTCTCGCCTTGATTCATCCGGCCACCACCCCGGAACACTCTCCCTATCGCGGATTAGCCGGCGTTGGACTCGCCTACGTCCTAGCGCGCGAACTCGCAGAACGCATGCGCCAGCCAGCGGCCATCGCCAGTGCTCGTGATTTGTTTTGCATTGGAACGGTGGCCGACATGGCACCGCTGACAGGCGCCAACAGAACCCTTCTGAGAGAAGGATTGCTTCATCTCCATCGAAGCAACTGCCCAGGAGTACGCGCCCTACAGCAACTCGCTGGACTCGGCGATCGCCCCCTGCGCGCTGATGACATCGGTTTTCAACTGGCCCCCAGAATCAACGCGGTGGGACGGATCGGCGATCCCCAGTTGGTGGTGGATTTGCTCACCGCAGACGACCAAAACAGCGCCATTGAGCTGGGCCGCCAATGCGACAGTCTCAACCGACAGCGACGAGAGCTCTGCGATGCCATTGAGGCCGAGGCCCTGGCCTTATTGGAGTCTGACCGTGATCCCCTACCACCGTTTCTTCTGCTCGCCCAAGGCCACTGGCATCACGGCGTGATTGGCATCGTTGCGGCACGATTGATGGAACGATTTCAACGCCCAACCGCCTTGCTGGCTGCGGATGGCGACGGCCTGATGCGGGCCTCGGTGCGCGCACCCGACGGGTTCGCTGTCGATAAAGCCCTCGACCACTGCACCGCTCTGCTGGAACGCCATGGCGGCCACCCCGCCGCAGGTGGATTCACGGTGAAAGCCGAGCACGTGCATCGCCTCCATGAGGAGCTCAATGGCTTGGCTCTGTCCTGGATCCAAACGCGTGGGGAGGGAATTCTTGTAGCACCAGAAGCCCTCCTCTCGCTCTCAGCGATCAATCACGACCTGTGGTCGGCGTTGCTTTCTCTTGAACCCTTTGGAATCGGCCATCCAGCGCCCCTGTTTTGGTCGAGAGGCTGCAAGGTGATCTCCCAACGGTTGCTCCGCGGCGGACACCTGAAACTCACCTTGGGGCAGGGAGACTGTGAAAGGGAAGCCATCGCTTGGCGCTGGCAGCCAAGCCAACCACTGCCAGCGATCGTGGATGTTGCCTACCGGATCAGCCTCAACCGTTGGCAAGGAGAAGCAAAACTGCAGCTCGAAATCCAGGCTCTACGAGAACATCACGCCGGCTTGGATCTCCACCGCGGCCTGGGGGTTTATCGCTGCACGAGCCCCGACGCCGCAACCGTAGAGATTGAGAACCCTTCTGGAGAGCGACTGTCTGGGCTGGTCAACAGCAACGGTGTCTTTGAAACTGAAGACAGCAGAGCGGGACATCCTTACGTTGCTGACCTCATCCGAGACGCTTGCATTGGCCTTGGCCTTCTTCCATGA
- a CDS encoding HAD-IA family hydrolase yields MTIMPVLKTVFWDVDGTLADTEMDGHRPAFNRAFAEQGLDWTWDPETYRGLLSIPGGSLRMKTYAQQQGEVLTDAQFAQLRVSKQRHYLAAVRSGAVSLRPGVARLLRELQARAIEQWIVTSSGGPSVSALLDTLFPGGDHPFAGVISADDVSRHKPGPDPYLKALERSKTEPNAALVFEDSTPGLLSARTAGLRCLLMPSPWDQELYRYQDQAEAVLDHLGSAQCPCTVSSGPPCLEGVITLEYLQRLLVLPD; encoded by the coding sequence ATGACCATCATGCCTGTCTTGAAGACCGTGTTCTGGGATGTGGATGGCACCCTTGCGGACACGGAAATGGATGGGCATCGACCTGCCTTCAATCGAGCTTTTGCAGAACAGGGTTTGGATTGGACCTGGGATCCAGAGACCTACAGAGGCTTGCTGAGCATTCCTGGTGGAAGCCTTCGGATGAAAACGTATGCCCAGCAGCAGGGAGAGGTCTTGACTGACGCGCAGTTTGCTCAGCTGCGCGTTTCAAAACAGCGTCACTACCTCGCTGCAGTGCGTTCCGGCGCGGTCTCTCTTCGCCCAGGGGTCGCAAGACTGCTTCGTGAGCTTCAGGCTCGGGCGATTGAACAATGGATCGTGACCAGCAGTGGCGGTCCGTCCGTATCGGCATTGTTAGACACCCTGTTTCCCGGCGGCGACCATCCCTTCGCTGGGGTGATTAGTGCCGATGATGTATCGAGGCATAAACCCGGTCCCGATCCTTATTTAAAGGCGCTGGAACGCAGCAAAACCGAGCCGAATGCGGCTTTGGTATTCGAGGATTCAACCCCGGGTCTTCTTTCGGCCAGAACGGCTGGACTGCGTTGCCTGCTCATGCCTTCTCCCTGGGATCAGGAGCTCTATCGGTATCAAGATCAGGCTGAGGCGGTGCTGGATCATCTAGGAAGTGCCCAGTGTCCATGCACTGTTTCAAGCGGCCCCCCTTGCTTGGAAGGGGTTATCACGCTGGAGTACTTGCAAAGGCTTCTCGTCTTGCCTGATTGA
- a CDS encoding DUF565 domain-containing protein: protein MTTHLTRYEQFQRRIAVQLTRLLAGSWRRRSLGVLSLLLGFMLGSNFTMYWFEEIGQRPVVVFLMVVVIELLIRARTYTKREPWPLGWLALDNIRIGCVFSVVFEAYKLGS from the coding sequence ATGACGACCCATCTCACCCGCTATGAACAGTTTCAGCGAAGGATTGCTGTTCAACTCACACGTTTGCTAGCGGGATCTTGGCGTCGCCGCAGCCTGGGTGTTCTCTCCCTGCTGCTTGGGTTCATGCTGGGTAGCAATTTCACCATGTACTGGTTTGAAGAGATCGGTCAACGCCCCGTTGTCGTTTTCTTAATGGTGGTCGTGATCGAGCTGTTGATCCGAGCACGCACCTATACCAAGCGAGAACCATGGCCCCTGGGGTGGCTAGCCCTTGACAACATCCGCATTGGATGCGTTTTTTCGGTCGTTTTTGAGGCCTACAAGCTTGGTTCCTGA
- a CDS encoding kinase, with translation MAPKGLSLLLEALGWSDPERWWGHWQQRGGFDLASCVWPENVNDEWLLGVAFPLLSQVESLMGMGGRPLLGLSALPGCGKTTLCDWLVQASSELGWSIASLSIDDFYWPGPELDRRMAGNPWGVPRGIPGSHDLELMAVALDQWRETGILNAPRFDKSLRQGRGDRSEWVRSTPDLVVLEGWFVGVCVPDEICSAQNLHSLELTSEEMLYRERLIRLIPDYAPIWNRIDKIWHLKSQSGTSSRLWKRQQVETQARTTGVQVSESAVQDFVRMIETAFPAPWLQDLHQSDVVIDLTNQRAVREITLK, from the coding sequence ATGGCTCCCAAAGGTCTGTCTTTGCTTCTTGAAGCCTTGGGTTGGTCCGATCCCGAGCGCTGGTGGGGCCATTGGCAGCAACGCGGTGGTTTTGATCTTGCCAGTTGCGTCTGGCCCGAGAACGTGAACGATGAATGGCTGCTGGGTGTGGCGTTTCCATTGCTCTCGCAGGTAGAGAGCCTCATGGGGATGGGTGGTCGTCCCCTGCTCGGACTGAGCGCTCTTCCTGGATGCGGAAAAACCACCCTTTGCGATTGGCTTGTGCAAGCCAGTTCCGAATTGGGATGGTCGATCGCGTCTCTTTCAATCGATGATTTTTATTGGCCTGGTCCAGAGCTTGATCGACGGATGGCAGGAAATCCCTGGGGTGTGCCCAGGGGAATACCAGGTAGTCACGATCTGGAGTTGATGGCCGTAGCTCTCGATCAGTGGCGAGAGACAGGGATATTGAACGCCCCTCGCTTTGATAAATCCCTCCGTCAAGGTCGAGGGGATCGCAGTGAATGGGTTCGCTCCACTCCTGATTTAGTAGTGCTGGAGGGATGGTTCGTGGGCGTTTGCGTGCCTGATGAGATTTGTTCCGCTCAGAACTTGCACTCGCTTGAGCTCACAAGCGAAGAGATGCTGTATCGCGAGCGGCTCATTCGGCTCATCCCTGACTATGCACCGATCTGGAATCGAATCGATAAGATTTGGCACCTCAAATCCCAAAGCGGTACTTCGAGCCGGCTTTGGAAGCGACAGCAGGTGGAGACCCAAGCCAGGACCACCGGTGTTCAAGTGTCTGAATCCGCTGTCCAAGATTTTGTTCGGATGATTGAAACGGCATTTCCAGCACCTTGGTTGCAGGATCTGCATCAATCTGATGTTGTGATCGATCTCACAAACCAACGCGCTGTTCGTGAGATCACCTTGAAATGA
- the rpmF gene encoding 50S ribosomal protein L32, with protein MAVPKKKTSKSKRNQRHAVWKAKAATAAQRAMSIGKSVLSGRAQGFVYPVADADDSED; from the coding sequence ATGGCTGTACCAAAGAAGAAAACCTCTAAGAGCAAGCGCAACCAGCGACATGCTGTTTGGAAGGCAAAAGCAGCTACTGCTGCACAACGTGCCATGTCAATCGGCAAATCAGTGTTGAGCGGTCGCGCACAGGGTTTTGTGTATCCCGTTGCTGATGCTGATGACAGCGAGGACTGA
- the ftsH gene encoding ATP-dependent zinc metalloprotease FtsH — translation MSSGPEDREIIVSQASGSDAKEKPTNPFARFKSDPPPSYSELLTQISAGKIKDLQLVPARREVIVEYDDGRNATVPTLANDQMILRTAEAAGVPLTVKDVRQEQALAGMAGNLALIVLIVVGLSFLLRRSAQAANKAMGFGRSQARIRPQDEITVRFEDVAGISEAKEELQEVVTFLKQPESFIRLGARIPRGVLLVGPPGTGKTLLAKAIAGEAGVPFFSIAASEFVELFVGVGASRVRDLFRKAKEKSPCIIFIDEIDAVGRQRGAGIGGGNDEREQTLNQLLTEMDGFADNSGVILLAATNRADVLDTALMRPGRFDRRIYVDLPDRKGREAILAVHARSRPLSDDVSLADWALRTPGFSGADLANLINEAAILTARNESSFVGSSELEAALERITMGLSASPLQDSAKKRLIAYHEIGHALVAAHTPHADPVDKVTLLPRSGGVGGFTRFFPDEEVIDSGLVSKAYLRARLVMALGGRAAEMVVFGPGEITQGASGDLQMVSHLAREMVTRFGFSSLGPVALEGGDQEVFLGRDLIHTRPSYAESTGKAIDACVRQLAIQALDAAINLLEPRREVMDRLVEALIAEETLSSSRFYELAGLDHPQNGENRLMENNSHQPVLAQKPAAT, via the coding sequence GTGAGTTCAGGTCCGGAAGATCGTGAAATCATTGTCTCCCAGGCATCTGGGAGCGATGCCAAGGAAAAGCCCACCAATCCTTTTGCTCGCTTTAAATCGGATCCACCGCCGAGTTACAGCGAGTTATTGACGCAAATTTCAGCGGGAAAAATCAAAGATCTGCAATTGGTTCCTGCGCGTCGGGAGGTGATTGTGGAATACGACGATGGCCGCAACGCCACTGTTCCCACCCTGGCGAACGATCAAATGATTTTGCGCACAGCCGAAGCCGCTGGTGTTCCCCTGACGGTGAAGGATGTTCGTCAGGAACAGGCCTTGGCTGGGATGGCTGGAAATTTGGCCTTGATCGTTCTGATTGTGGTGGGCCTTTCGTTTCTTCTCCGGCGCTCAGCGCAGGCCGCTAATAAGGCCATGGGCTTTGGGCGCAGCCAAGCGCGGATCCGCCCTCAAGATGAAATCACCGTTCGATTTGAGGACGTTGCCGGAATTAGCGAAGCCAAGGAAGAACTCCAAGAGGTTGTGACCTTCTTGAAGCAACCGGAGAGTTTTATTCGTTTGGGTGCGCGCATCCCTCGGGGGGTGTTGCTGGTGGGACCGCCAGGGACGGGAAAAACATTGCTTGCCAAGGCCATCGCTGGGGAGGCAGGGGTGCCGTTTTTCTCCATCGCGGCCTCTGAATTTGTTGAGCTGTTTGTGGGTGTGGGTGCCAGTCGTGTTCGCGATCTGTTTCGCAAAGCCAAGGAAAAATCGCCTTGCATCATTTTTATTGATGAAATTGATGCCGTTGGTCGTCAACGCGGTGCAGGAATTGGTGGAGGAAATGATGAGCGCGAGCAAACCCTCAATCAGCTGTTAACTGAAATGGATGGTTTTGCGGATAATTCAGGCGTCATTCTGCTTGCTGCCACCAACAGGGCTGATGTGCTCGATACGGCTTTGATGCGTCCGGGCCGGTTTGATCGTCGTATTTACGTTGATTTGCCCGACCGCAAGGGGCGTGAGGCGATCCTTGCCGTTCATGCCCGCAGTCGGCCGCTTTCAGACGACGTGTCTCTGGCGGATTGGGCCTTAAGAACCCCAGGCTTTTCAGGTGCTGACCTTGCCAATCTCATCAATGAGGCTGCGATCCTGACGGCGCGAAATGAAAGCTCTTTTGTGGGCAGCTCTGAATTAGAAGCAGCGCTCGAACGCATCACGATGGGGTTGTCTGCCTCTCCTTTGCAAGACAGCGCCAAGAAACGGCTGATTGCCTACCACGAAATTGGCCATGCCCTGGTGGCAGCCCATACGCCTCATGCCGATCCCGTAGACAAAGTGACGTTGCTTCCTCGCAGTGGCGGTGTGGGCGGATTCACCCGATTTTTCCCTGATGAGGAGGTGATTGATTCCGGCTTGGTCAGCAAGGCTTATTTGCGGGCCCGTCTTGTGATGGCTCTGGGTGGTCGTGCTGCTGAGATGGTGGTGTTTGGACCAGGTGAGATCACCCAGGGAGCGAGTGGAGACCTGCAAATGGTGTCTCATCTCGCCAGAGAAATGGTGACTCGCTTTGGATTTTCTTCTTTGGGGCCCGTTGCTCTTGAAGGCGGAGATCAGGAGGTGTTCCTTGGCAGAGATCTCATTCATACGCGTCCCTCTTATGCGGAAAGCACAGGGAAAGCGATTGATGCCTGCGTCCGCCAGCTGGCAATTCAGGCTCTCGATGCGGCGATCAACCTGTTGGAACCTCGACGCGAGGTGATGGATCGTCTTGTTGAGGCGTTGATTGCGGAAGAAACACTATCGAGTTCTCGCTTCTATGAATTAGCAGGCCTAGATCATCCTCAAAATGGAGAGAATCGATTGATGGAAAATAATTCTCATCAACCCGTTCTGGCTCAGAAGCCAGCTGCAACTTGA
- a CDS encoding UPF0182 family protein, whose translation MIGRFGILLIPLIVIFSRLQVEWYWFDQFELGSVYGKRLFFQLAGAFIAFVFVGSCAFWRQSWLRPPQAEKDERRPVLTGYRYGLCLLVCLLVMLTVLALDTRLAWLAWSDPFSLSYWWSLPFSTGWPLLSLSILVLTLIVFGLTRSRRLGLAQVYGSVCICLIVARSWGLWSLALSIPDLGRVEPMLGSDVSFGLGRFSAIALGLELVLLQLLLTLSTALWSQLTRSTCLSDWAFSGLTKRQRHGLRPGCALLLVTCSGLMWLSRHQLLWTQDGIVAGAGWLDVHLLLPLRSAGAVALFVLAIVVLPSPFSSFRRRQLRLILSCIAVASFGLEMVLFPLMHWLVVRPRELQLETPYISRAIEATRQAYQLDRITTQQFDPSPRLSPKDREQGASTLRNIRLWDSQPLLATNRQLQQLRVYYRFTNAAVDRYQLRPDLLERQQVMLAARELDQAALPKRSRTWQNRHFVFTHGYGFTLSPVNSRGADGLPDYFISDIGRSASISGNKFLDISRDDVKNNVPIGRAALYFGMLPSPYAVAPTQIEEFNHPEGDENTYNHYSGGAGVPLASLEQRIAASIYIRDPRLLNTGVLQSDSRLLLRRDVKKRVKALAPFLQLKGDPYLVSVPMESGLDQYQEDQHQYWIVDGYTSSNTYPYASILPDGQEMRYVRNSVKAIVDAYNGTVHLYVSEPDDPMIRGWQRVFPELIQPLAAMPPSLRQHLMVPSALFELQVQQLLRYHVTNPRIFYSGDDVWQVPKELYGKAQIPVAPYHITAQVKPSVDSEFLLLQPLTPLARPNLSGWLAARSDAEHYGELILLRFPSDVPIFGPEQIQALINQNPIISQQFGLWDRAGSQVVQGNLLVVPLGNALLYVEPIYLRARRGGLPTLVRVVVSDGSRVAMAKDLRGGLDALLQGTGSKDVVVQDLDKAL comes from the coding sequence ATGATCGGGCGTTTTGGGATCTTGTTGATCCCATTGATTGTTATTTTTTCAAGACTGCAGGTTGAGTGGTACTGGTTCGATCAATTTGAACTTGGGTCTGTTTACGGCAAACGCTTATTTTTTCAATTAGCAGGTGCATTCATTGCCTTTGTGTTCGTGGGCAGTTGTGCGTTTTGGCGTCAGTCTTGGCTGCGACCACCTCAAGCAGAAAAGGATGAGAGAAGACCTGTCTTAACCGGTTATCGCTACGGGCTCTGCCTCTTGGTATGTCTTCTGGTGATGCTCACCGTTTTAGCCCTTGATACCCGTTTGGCTTGGCTGGCCTGGAGTGACCCCTTTTCACTGTCGTATTGGTGGAGTCTTCCCTTTTCGACAGGTTGGCCGCTGCTCAGCTTGTCCATTCTGGTGCTGACGTTGATCGTGTTCGGCTTGACCCGCAGCCGTCGTCTAGGTCTTGCCCAGGTTTATGGAAGTGTGTGTATCTGTTTGATTGTTGCGCGGAGTTGGGGACTTTGGAGCCTTGCCCTTTCAATTCCTGACCTCGGCCGCGTGGAACCGATGCTGGGGTCTGATGTGAGCTTTGGTTTAGGTCGTTTTTCTGCGATCGCACTGGGGCTTGAATTAGTACTTTTGCAGCTTTTACTCACCCTTAGTACTGCTTTATGGAGTCAATTAACACGTTCAACATGTCTCAGTGATTGGGCATTCTCAGGATTAACGAAGCGTCAGAGACATGGTTTGCGGCCTGGTTGTGCACTTTTGCTGGTGACTTGTTCTGGCTTGATGTGGCTTTCAAGGCACCAGTTGCTTTGGACTCAGGATGGAATCGTTGCGGGTGCAGGTTGGCTCGATGTACATCTGCTGCTTCCTTTGCGATCGGCGGGCGCTGTTGCGCTGTTTGTGTTGGCGATTGTTGTGTTGCCGTCACCCTTTTCCAGTTTTCGTCGTCGTCAGCTTCGGCTGATTTTGTCCTGTATCGCGGTGGCCTCCTTTGGCTTGGAAATGGTGTTGTTTCCGCTGATGCACTGGCTTGTCGTGCGCCCGCGGGAATTACAGTTGGAGACCCCCTATATCAGTCGTGCGATTGAGGCCACACGTCAGGCCTATCAATTGGACCGTATTACCACCCAACAGTTTGATCCTTCTCCTCGCTTGAGCCCTAAGGATCGCGAGCAAGGTGCCAGTACCTTGCGCAATATTCGTTTGTGGGATAGCCAACCTCTACTCGCAACAAACCGACAGCTGCAGCAGCTCAGGGTTTACTACCGCTTTACGAATGCAGCCGTTGATCGCTATCAATTGCGTCCTGATTTACTTGAACGCCAGCAAGTGATGCTCGCTGCGCGTGAACTCGACCAGGCAGCTCTCCCCAAGCGGTCACGCACTTGGCAGAATCGTCACTTCGTGTTTACGCATGGCTATGGATTCACCTTGAGTCCAGTGAACTCCAGAGGAGCCGATGGACTCCCTGATTATTTCATCAGTGACATTGGTCGTTCAGCGAGTATTAGTGGTAATAAATTTCTTGATATTAGTCGCGACGATGTCAAGAATAATGTGCCAATTGGTCGGGCTGCACTTTATTTTGGAATGCTCCCATCTCCCTATGCCGTTGCTCCAACGCAAATCGAGGAGTTCAATCATCCAGAAGGCGATGAAAATACGTACAACCATTATTCAGGTGGAGCTGGTGTTCCACTGGCGTCTTTAGAGCAGCGGATTGCTGCATCGATTTACATCCGTGACCCAAGGTTGCTGAATACGGGTGTCTTGCAATCAGATTCACGTTTATTACTGCGACGCGACGTTAAAAAGCGTGTGAAGGCTTTAGCACCATTTTTGCAGTTGAAAGGTGATCCCTATCTAGTCTCCGTTCCCATGGAGTCTGGTCTTGATCAGTATCAGGAAGATCAACATCAGTATTGGATAGTTGATGGATACACCAGCTCTAACACCTATCCCTATGCCTCAATCCTTCCTGACGGACAAGAGATGCGCTATGTACGCAACTCAGTAAAAGCCATTGTTGATGCCTACAACGGAACAGTGCATCTCTATGTGAGTGAACCTGACGATCCAATGATTCGTGGCTGGCAGAGGGTGTTCCCCGAATTGATCCAGCCCTTGGCTGCTATGCCACCGTCTTTGCGTCAGCATCTGATGGTTCCTAGTGCCTTGTTTGAATTACAGGTTCAACAATTGCTCCGATACCATGTAACGAATCCACGCATTTTTTATAGTGGAGATGATGTTTGGCAGGTTCCGAAAGAGCTGTATGGAAAAGCACAGATTCCCGTGGCTCCTTATCATATTACGGCGCAAGTAAAGCCCAGTGTTGATTCCGAATTTTTACTTTTACAACCTCTTACGCCACTTGCTCGTCCCAATCTCTCCGGTTGGTTGGCGGCAAGAAGCGATGCTGAGCATTACGGAGAACTGATCTTGTTGCGTTTTCCTAGTGATGTTCCGATTTTTGGTCCAGAGCAGATCCAGGCTCTGATCAATCAGAATCCCATCATCAGCCAGCAGTTTGGCCTATGGGACCGTGCGGGCTCTCAGGTTGTTCAAGGCAATCTTTTGGTCGTGCCACTCGGAAATGCTCTTCTCTATGTTGAGCCGATTTATCTCAGAGCACGTCGTGGTGGGTTGCCGACCTTAGTGCGTGTGGTTGTTAGTGATGGCAGTCGCGTGGCAATGGCCAAGGATTTACGCGGGGGCCTTGATGCCCTCTTGCAGGGAACTGGCTCGAAAGATGTGGTCGTGCAGGATCTAGATAAGGCATTGTGA
- a CDS encoding peroxiredoxin, producing the protein MTDNGCLRVGQQAPDFTATAVVDQEFKEISLSQYRGKYVVLFFYPLDFTFVCPTEITAFSDRYSDFSSKNTEVLGISVDSQFSHLAWIQTARNQGGIGDINYPLVSDLKKEISTAYNVLDDAEGVALRGLFIIDPEGVIMHATINNLPVGRNVDETLRVLQAFQYVQSNPDEVCPANWTPGEKTMKPDPKGSKEFFAAIG; encoded by the coding sequence ATGACCGACAACGGTTGCCTGCGCGTGGGCCAACAGGCCCCTGATTTCACCGCTACCGCTGTAGTTGATCAGGAGTTCAAAGAAATCAGCCTGTCTCAGTATCGCGGCAAGTACGTGGTGCTGTTTTTCTACCCACTGGACTTCACCTTCGTTTGCCCAACAGAAATCACGGCGTTTAGCGATCGCTACTCAGATTTCTCCAGCAAAAACACCGAAGTGCTGGGCATCTCCGTTGACAGCCAATTCAGTCACCTGGCTTGGATCCAAACGGCACGCAATCAGGGAGGCATCGGCGATATCAACTATCCGCTCGTTTCAGACCTGAAGAAGGAAATTTCCACTGCTTACAACGTTCTCGATGACGCTGAAGGCGTGGCCCTGCGTGGCCTGTTCATCATCGACCCTGAGGGTGTGATCATGCACGCCACGATCAACAACCTCCCCGTTGGCCGCAATGTCGATGAAACCCTGCGTGTCTTGCAGGCATTCCAGTATGTGCAGTCCAATCCAGATGAAGTCTGCCCAGCTAACTGGACACCAGGCGAGAAGACCATGAAGCCTGATCCCAAGGGCAGCAAAGAGTTTTTTGCTGCGATTGGTTAG